A region from the Acipenser ruthenus unplaced genomic scaffold, fAciRut3.2 maternal haplotype, whole genome shotgun sequence genome encodes:
- the LOC131728570 gene encoding sarcoplasmic/endoplasmic reticulum calcium ATPase 2-like, with amino-acid sequence MTMALSVLVTIEMCNALNSLSENQSLMKMPPWSNLWLVGAICLSMTLHFLILYVDPLPMIFQIRPLSAVQWVTVLKMSLPVILLDEALKLVARRYVDPGRDLEEEEERRMGAGLQVRVSRALRGVSWSFVLTALPLLVWIYSLDTDITNIFWQEDPEQP; translated from the exons ATGACCATGGCCCTGTCCGTGCTGGTTACCATAGAGATGTGCAACGCGCTCAACAG tctctcTGAGAACCAGTCCCTGATGAAGATGCCTCCCTGGTCTAACCTCTGGCTGGTGGGAGCGATCTGTCTCTCCATGACCCTTCACTTCCTCATCCTCTACGTGGATCCACTGCCT atgatATTTCAGATCCGTCCCCTCAGTGCTGTCCAGTGGGTCACTGTGCTCAAGATGTCCCTGCCGGTGATTCTTCTGGACGAGGCTCTGAAGCTGGTGGCTCGTCGGTACGTGGACCCGGGGCGGGAcctggaggaggaagaggagcggAGGATGGGGGCGGGGCTCCAGGTGCGGGTCTCCAGGGCGCTCCGGGGCGTGTCGTGGTCCTTCGTTCTGACCGCGCTGCCCCTGCTGGTCTGGATCTACAGCCTGGACACGGATATCACCAATATATTCTGGCAGGaagacccagagcagccctga